One Monomorium pharaonis isolate MP-MQ-018 chromosome 4, ASM1337386v2, whole genome shotgun sequence DNA segment encodes these proteins:
- the LOC105840960 gene encoding uncharacterized protein LOC105840960 translates to NNIGIKSQKLCKQKIITGIKCSTKFRAMKRTYKVILDHNKKSENNRKEWEYFEIMQELFSDKPWIKPLSLAGSHLQLDEEEKENISQEKISDTFSSRTKRKKNFNMEEYVLQSKEKWKKKREIRSKEHEEKMLSFKRIENLMERLLEKEN, encoded by the exons AACAATATTGGaataaaatcgcaaaaattatgcaaacaaAAGATTATAACAGGCATTAAATGTTCAACCAAATTTCGAGCAATGAAAAGGACATATAAAGTTATCTTagatcataataaaaaaagcgaAAATAACCGCAAGGAATGGGAATATTTTGAG ATTATGCAAGAATTATTCAGCGATAAACCCTGGATAAAACCTTTATCACTGGCAGGGTCACACTTACAATTagatgaagaagaaaaagaaaatatatctcaagaaaaaa tttcaGATACTTTTAGTTCAAGGactaaaagaaagaaaaattttaatatggaagaatatgtattacaaagtaaggaaaaatggaagaaaaaaagagaaattcgATCAAAAGAACACGAAGAGAAAATGCTTTCCTTTAAACGAATCGAAAATTTAATGGAAAGATtactagaaaaagaaaattaa
- the LOC118645243 gene encoding uncharacterized protein LOC118645243, with the protein MNYYVPIQQNETCDTPTMSQPRYTPRILGRRFVLTATFYKYLDIGISVGLEPFIEMILGDNKGNEIPLSRDTWVIMIEKRTDIEQLLQSTTATSLWINDLFIEVVKIRNESIIKFTLNNKIMYMKSSTVQFLLNLEDVINNAYFKLWDDMHIVKERYNQFVNCLRRNNIHNKCDAVKLLNEICVKTSLVDCELMIYVSDNIVYDALQKE; encoded by the exons atgaactattacgttccgattCAGCAAAATGAAACGTGTGATACacc aaCAATGTCGCAGCCGCGTTATACTCCGCGCATTCTGGGGAGGAGATTTGTTTTGACGGCTacattctacaaatatttggatatagGAATCAGTGTGGGACTTGAGCCTTTTATAGAGATGATTCTTGGTGACAACAAGGGCAATGAGATACCGCTGTCACGTGATACCTGGGTAATAATGATTGAGAAACGGACAGATATCGAGCAACTCCTGCAGTCGACAACCGCTACATCGTTGTGGATTAATGATCTTTTCATCGAAGTCGTTAAAATACGTAACGAGAGTATCATAAAATTcactttaaataacaaaattatgtacatgaaATCATCGactgtacaatttttactaaatcttgaagatgttatcaataatgcatattttaagttatggGATGATATGCATATAGTAAAAGAACgatataatcaatttgtaaACTGTTTGCGgcgaaataatattcataacaaGTGCGATGCAGTCAAattgttaaatgaaatatgtgtaaaaacttcGCTCGTAGATTGTGAACTGATGATTTATGTAtcagacaatattgtatacGACGCGTTACAAAAggaataa
- the LOC105837242 gene encoding uncharacterized protein LOC105837242 yields MEKNEQEMFVFRILLENVIESDEENDSESEEIINLITNLNYSLTRVLRIRCKNYIENVVWKYTDAEFKMHFRLSRLTFRFLLELLTPQLTKTFEGPGRNTIDPEKILLLAIWMMATPNSYRFDVRKATAWRCVMKVVKALYSHLNTFVTWPNRVRAEEI; encoded by the exons atggaaaaaaatgagcaagaaatgtttgtttttagaatacttttagaaaatgttattgaATCTGATGAAGAAAATGATTCTGAATcggaagaaataattaatttaataacaaacttaaattattctttaacaCGAGTACTACGAATacgttgcaaaaattatattgaaaatgttgTTTGGAAGTACACTGACGCTgaatttaaaatgcattttcg attgagTAGATTAACGTTTCGTTTCTTATTGGAACTTTTAACTCCGCAATTGACAAAAACGTTTGAGGGTCCTGGTCGAAATACTATTGATCcggaaaaaatattgttattggctatatggATGATGGCAACTCCAAATTCATACAG ATTCGATGTTAGAAAGGCAACTGCTTGGAGATGTGTTATGAAGGTTGTAAAGGCACTGTATTCTCATCTCAACACATTTGTTACATGGCCTAATAGAGTAAGAGCTGAAGAGATTTGa